A single window of Lynx canadensis isolate LIC74 chromosome C2, mLynCan4.pri.v2, whole genome shotgun sequence DNA harbors:
- the LOC115524138 gene encoding keratin-associated protein 13-1-like codes for MSHNCCSGNISSQSLGGFLRYPGSSCGSLYPNNLFFSTNLRSPSSCQLGSSLYSGCQETCCDPTGFRTSYLVSSPCQTSCYRPRTSMFYSPCQTTYSGSLDFGSNGFQSFGYGSPFLGFGSSGFQSMGCGPNAFSSLSCRSSFYRPMSFSSRSCQSAFYQPTCGSGFY; via the coding sequence ATGTCCCACAACTGCTGCTCTGGAAACATCTCCTCTCAGTCCCTTGGGGGGTTCCTGCGCTACCCAGGATCTTCCTGTGGATCTCTCTACCCCAACAACCTGTTCTTCAGCACTAATCTCCGCTCTCCCAGCAGCTGCCAGCTGGGCTCCTCTCTCTACAGTGGCTGTCAGGAGACCTGCTGTGACCCCACCGGCTTCCGGACATCCTACCTGGTGTCCAGCCCCTGCCAGACGTCCTGCTACCGACCAAGGACCTCCATGTTCTACAGTCCCTGCCAGACAACGTATTCTGGGTCTCTGGACTTTGGCTCCAATGGCTTTCAATCTTTTGGTTATGGCTCTCCCTTTCTGGGCTTTGGATCCAGTGGTTTCCAATCAATGGGGTGTGGTCCCAATGCTTTTTCATCCCTGAGTTGTAGATCGAGCTTTTATCGTCCAATGTCCTTCTCTTCTAGAAGTTGCCAGTCTGCTTTTTACCAACCAACCTGTGGATCTGGCTTTTACTAA
- the LOC115524229 gene encoding keratin-associated protein 15-1-like: MHYNRSSGSFSSSSLGGYLGHPVSTYDSFYPSNAVYSPSTCQLGSSLFGGCQETYCEPTSCWTSCTGARSYQTSCFRPKNSIFFGPCQTNYTGSLGCGNIGLGSFGYGSTGFQSLGCGSSFCRPTFFSSRSSQSTCNQPAFSSRFFRSAY; this comes from the coding sequence ATGCACTACAACCGCAGTTCTGGAAGCTTCTCCTCCAGCTCTCTTGGAGGTTACCTGGGGCACCCCGTTTCCACCTATGACTCTTTCTACCCCAGCAATGCAGTCTACTCTCCCAGCACCTGCCAGCTGGGCTCCTCTCTCTTTGGTGGCTGCCAGGAGACCTACTGTGAGCCCACCAGCTGCTGGACATCCTGTACCGGGGCCAGATCCTACCAGACATCCTGCTTCCGTCCAAAGAATTCCATCTTCTTCGGACCCTGCCAAACAAATTACACTGGATCTCTGGGATGTGGAAACATTGGCCTTGGGTCTTTTGGTTATGGGAGCACTGGTTTCCAATCTCTGGGCTGTGGGTCCAGCTTCTGTcgtccaacttttttttcttccaggagtaGCCAGTCAACTTGTAACCAACCAGCTTTTAGCTCTCGCTTTTTTAGGTCAGCTTACTGA
- the LOC115522943 gene encoding keratin-associated protein 19-4-like: MRYYGNYYGGLGCGCGGFGGLGCGSGWGCDSFRRLGCGWGWGGLRHGSCRPLCYGGYGFSSFC; this comes from the coding sequence ATGAGATACTACGGCAACTACTACGGAGGCCTGGGCTGCGGCTGTGGAGGCTTCGGTGGCCTGGGCTGCGGCTCTGGCTGGGGATGTGACAGCTTCCGCAGACTGGGCtgcggctggggctggggaggcctCAGACATGGCTCCTGCCGCCCACTGTGCTACGGCGGATATGGGTTCTCTAGCTTCTGCTGA